In the Salmo trutta chromosome 13, fSalTru1.1, whole genome shotgun sequence genome, TATCACGTTTGCTACATTCAGATATGCATATAGACCTATATATATATCGACGCATAGACATCCCCGTTGAATCCATTTCGTTTCCTTGTCCTCTAGGCAGGTATACTGTAGGCAGCATTTGTATTAATGATTTTCTATTCTAATAGTCCAACAGAAGGGGGGTGAGTGTTCCCTGTAGCCTACACGTGTGTTACAACAGGCCCGTTTCTTACAACTGGCATAGCTCAATGCCCACCACACATAGGACTATATAGTTTGTGCGTCACAGAACAGTTAAAGCTTACCATCACGCATTTCGTAACGCTGTATATATAGTTGAGCACGTTTTCAAAACTACGACACATAATAACTTCGACGTGGCACATTTGTATAGTTCACAACATCGACAAAAACACGCAATAATAGGCCTATATAATCCAAGAATAACAGATATCATAACAGAAATAGACCCAAGTTGTGTAGGTCAGCGTCACTCGGGTGACATGACTGAGTCAAATGGATGATATGTCGTTAGTACACTGCTTTGGTGAGAAAGCGTCCACGCCACTGTGACACGTATACCACCCGTTGACAATACTTTTCTGAAAGGGTGAGGCGGTGGAAAATGTCCTGGCGCTCTGGGCGAAACTGTGGCCTGCCTGGCTGCATGGGTATTGGGTGGGCTCAGGTCTGTAACTGCTCCTTTGGATCAACAATGGATCCAAGAGGCCCTGCGACCTATGTGAGGAGTAGTCCAAACTGTTGTCGAATGTGTGATGGAAACGTGACCTCAGAGTGGACTCGTTTTGAAGCTCAGGGGATAAGGACTCTTGGGAAGTGGGGGGCTGAGGTTGTGTCACCGTGGTGGACGAGGCGGTTTCGGATTGATCTGTTACTTCGGGTGACCTGGCCTCTGCAAGGTGTTCCCCGTCCCCATCGCGCCCATCGCTGCCTTTCGCGCTGTAGACCTTGCAGTGGAGCTTCATGTGCTTCCGGAGGGAACTTGGGTGGGTGTAACACTTCTCACACCCCCTGACCTTGCACATGTAGGGTTTATCACTGGAGTGCACGTGAGAATGCTTCTTTCTGTCGCTGCTGTTAGCAAACCTCCGATTGCAGCCCTCGAACTCACATTTAAAAGGTTTTTCACCTAAACGTGCAAAGAGAGAAATGACCGCGTGTTACGATATGGTGCCTGATTTGTTCTAAACCTCTAGGTTTGGCTTGTGAACTCATCTAGACTTACATTTATTTATATTGTTATACATTTGCACATAAACAAGTGATGATCGAAATGATGATAACTGGGAGTTTATGATCAAGTGGTGTGTAGGCCTATAGTCCTAATTCCAAAACTTTCTTCAAATATTAGATAGTCATGTCGATTTGAGTTTTGGGTACATTTTTCCTGTGTAATGTGCAATAACAATTAATGTGAATGCCTAAATTAAACTTGATCACGTTTTAAGACAGTTGTGTTGTCTTTACACTAACCTTAGGCTTAATATTAACGTTAACATAACCCCTAAACCATAACTTCGATTCTAGGCCTAAACCCGGAATAAAGGGTAGAATTGCACAAAGCGTAATGAACATTCCATGAATACTGTAGCTTAATATAGGCCTACACTGAAAATGTCCCAAAAACTACTCTAAACTGACACTTCCGTCAAAAATTGTATGGAAGATATGACGAAGATGATCATGAACATAATTAACATGGCGAGAAGTGGAACAGATCATTCCCATAGAAGTTTACCATACCCATGAAACCCCATTCATACCGTCAATGATTTACCCCAAGGCCGCAGTAAAACAGGCCCATAATCTATCAAGGGAAATGTCAATCCGTCGACCTCCCCAAGTCCGACCCTTGTTATTAGCATGCTAAAGCTATGTTTGAACAATTCTGTCCTGTATCCAGTAAACAAGGCAGAAGATCAAAACCTCGTATTCCTACAGATAAATGAATGTGGGTAGGCCTACTCTTGAAATTGGGATTAGGCCTAAATTGCAAAATATGTTGAAACGGTGTTTTCTCGTCTCAATTAGTCCCAACAAACCATCATTTATttctaaaataatattttttccaGACGAACATGAATATTTCAGTACATGCATGTGTATTTACTGTTTAATTCGATTAAAACGATACTATTCACTCAATCCAATATAAATGTTGTCACGTAGGCCAACATTTTAACATCAATGCAAAGTTTACTTTAATGTGGCATTGGCATGTATAATAATTAAGGGTTCTTACCATAAAAGTTTGTCACTGAAGGTTTTTCTCTTTGTGTTGATTTAGACAACTCTGGCTACCAACGATATCATTATTAATAAATGTTTGTCCACACTACATTTCTCTTTAAGGAAGCATTCGactcatttatattttttttaaaggacaacataaactgtgttcaattATCTACGAGCTACATTTCCACTGCACTTTAACATTTAAATCCTGTTGATCTCTGTGAAATTTAGCAGAGATCAGACTACAAAGGCATTGTGTTGTCTATACCTCATAACCTACTTGGCTGCTGTGTTCTACTACTACACGTCCGGCGTTGTTCCTGCGCCTGCGCAGAGAGGAGGCCTCCCTACTGGGGCTGCAACTGAGCGAAGAGTAAAAGCTACGTCACAACTCTCCGGTGTCCcggcatttatttatttatttatttaagtgaaTGAATGGGCAAAGCACTCAAACAAATGGGCCTGAAAACGACTTGTCTGTAGCAGTAATACTACAGGTCTTCTGTCCTACTATTTGCAGTAGCTCATGCTTCTCTCCTGTACAACTACCACCACAACAATCACGACAGGCTATAAAGTCATAAGCATATTATAGAAACTACACAGACAACAACAGCACCACGAACATCATAAATAATGACGGCAATATGACGATATTAATAACAAATAATCTGattattgaaaataataataataacaataataatataatacaaaTCCTAATAATAACAGAGTATGCACATTTTAATTATCAAAAATCTGGCATGGCAGACAGTGACTATAATTCAAAACAATCAAAAGTTTTGTTCAAACAATTGTTTTTGCTAATATTTTTGTGCACtttaaaatgttaaataaatgtcATTATACATACAGAGATAAGATTGAGTTTTGTTACACAATCTAACTTGTGTATATAAGGATATAATTTAGTAAAATATAAACATCAAACGTTTAAAATGTGGTTTAAATGAGGTTATCAACCATTTCTCATAGAGTAAATTTAGCCCCCAAAAATTAACATGATTTTGGCAAATTTGATCgttgattagatttttttctgCCAACTTTTCTGCTAAATAATTtccattattgttattattattatcattgctATTATTTACACTAATAGTTacatacctgtgtgtgtcctcttgtgAATCTTGAGGTTCTCTGATCTTGCAAAAACTTTTTCACAACCGTGGAAAGGGCAGGGAAATGGCTTTTCCCCTGTGTGGACTCTGACATGGTTCACCAGCTTGTATTTGGCTTTGAAAGGCTTTCTGTCCCTCGGACAATTCTCCCAGTAACACACGTATTCAGAGTGCTCTGGTCCTCCGACATGTTCCACTGTCACATGGGTGACAAGTTCATACATAGTCCCGAAAGTTCTGGCGCAGTACTGCTTCCCAGACCCCTCTTGGCTGTCAGTCCACTTACACACCAGCTCGTGCTTCAGGTTCTGTCTGGAGCACCTGAGGAAAGCGTCACCTCCTCCACGCTGAATTGCCATGTTCAGCGGTTTGTAGAGACCCAGGAACTGAGAAACGAGTTGTTGGCTGTTTCCCCTGGGGCCGCTGATGCTCTGACCGTAAGGGTGCGTCCGGGTGAGGAGGTCCCCAGGTAGACCCAACATCACTTGACCGGAGAGGTCTCGAGTCGCGTCGGAGGAGCCATGGGCCTGCTCGTGATATGCGGTGAAAAAAGCATGGCTTCTGCTATCTCTATAGCTAGGCAGGTCACGATACCTTCCAATCCCGCCATGTTGGTTACTTCTTGATGCCAGTTGATCAGTGACGGGTGGCATTCCGGTTCCAGAAAGATTGGCTCCAATGATAATACCCCTAGGGCTGTGCTCTAAACGGTGGCTGGAGTATCCAGAGTCTCCAAAATGGGGAACCGAATGGTCAACATATGCACTGGACCTCGTCTCAGGGTAGTCTCGCAAATTGTGCGAGGGGCAGAGTTTTAAGGAACTGCCAGTGGGGTGCCCCATGTGCTCCCCTGCCAAAGGTGGCAGCACCACGCTGGGTTCAGTATTGCTCTCCCCGGGGTTGACGCAAGAAAGAGGACAGCCACTAAACCTCGACAGGCTTGTCATGTTTTGCTGTGAGTTTGTCTGTGAGTTTGCAAAATCAACCAATTCTGTGCTCAAGATTTACATATAAATCTTGTTTCCAGAAATCTTGTTTCCATTTCCTTTGCTGTTTATCATCTGCATGTGAAATGTTTGGCCGTGAACTTCCCAGTAGTAGGAACCAGACTCAAGTTCGTTAAAGTTAGTGTGAGTCCCATGCCGTTCACTTTGCCCTCTTGATTTGTGGCAATAACAGTGGTAGTAAAAATGCTTCGAAACAGGCCATGGTGCAATATAAAAGCACAGCAGGAAAACCTGCTTTTAAAAAAGGGCCTTTGGGATTGGTTGGAATGTGGCATGATTGACAGGCCCTGGGTTTGTTTTAAAAGGGACACGCAGGCGTTCACTGCACGACTCCGTTTTCAAATATCTCAGAGAAAATGCTTTGAAATGTGCCGCGGTATACACTGCCAAATATTGGTGGCTCTTTGACTGTAAGCGACACAATACAAGCGCCTATTCGTAAACGTctatttactgtacatttttgtgTGGAAGTCTACAAAATTAAGATATTGAAATGCAATGTTAAAGTATCAAACGTCAGAGCTTTTCATTTAATTTCAATGTTTATTTTACTTGAAGGAATAGGTTCCAAAATGACATTCTAGGTTAAGATTGTGGTTTTTTTTCTGACGGGATCAAACGAAAACAAAGGAGAGTAGCCCTATACCCTAAAACGACCTCAAACAATCACAATATCAATACATTTGGCGTACTAAAAACAACTATATTTTGCTAAACCAAAAAAAGTAAGTAACTTTAAAACAAGTTACAGAATTGCTGATAAAAAAATGAGTTGATATGACAGAAGATAAAGTTTTGTTGCAAGTCAATAGACCATAATATGTCCGGATAGCCAGACTATAAAATATAAAGCCATCTATCTGTATGCACTCCGTTGCATGATCTTGATAAATGGTGGAGTACAAGGTTCTGGCTTCAAGGCAAAAGGGcaataacccaatcaaaacaaGTAGACAATTTGCATATGGGATTTCTACTAACTCATTTGGAAGGAAAAAACGTAGAATTTATTTATTGATATTCGAACAGGCTACGTTGATTTTCCAATGGCTTTCCATAAACCGCTCATTTTTTCCATATTCTTGCCAGCCTACTTTTAATTTCACTGACAACTCTAAACCGATTGGATTTTCTCTCACGTCATGCAACATCACCAGATTTAACGAGCATGTTTTGCAAAGTCAACCTTCTTCATACCCTGACACACTAACTGCAGTCATTCATATAGGCCACCGTAGCGCCTTTAATGggatccactctgtcctgtttTATGCATGTAGGCTATGATCACGGGGAGAAACTGTGATGTATTATTTCTATAGGTGTTCAACCAGCAGAATCTTTCACTTGTAGACAATGAACAGCGAAAATATGACTATTGTGAAAAGTAAACTTTATCTCCAAGGGCTGCAGTGAAAAGTGGAACTCGGGCCATGCAACAACTCGTCTGTCTGGCAAACACATTTCAAACAGTAACTTATCCTGCCAAATTATTAGAGTTGTATTTAGCGGGTTTTAGTTGTAAATGATGaaggcccccccaaaaaacaatgtTCCCAAATTAATAGTCCATGCGTCTTCGTTTGGTTATAGAAGGCCTATATTTTAATTTAAGCCACTTGTGATTAATTTGGATGCAGAGGTGCACATCGAATGTAGATTTAATTAGTGAACTATTATTTATCAAGACTGTGTTGTCCTCTAACTTTCAGTCCAGGTTCAACTTTATTGTTCTGATGTCACAAGTCACTAGGCCCAGACAAAACGAGCGAGGCCCACTTGACATAAAGTGCCTTAATGTAGACAAACAGCATTGGCCAAACTTTGTCATTATTGTAATGGTTGCTCATGTTGGTCGGCCTTTAATTAACCTGGCGCATTTCCATCGGCCATATGCATTGGCCTATACTCAAAACATCACGTTTCAGTCACTAGCATAGTATAGCCTATAAAATAGCCTACAACGGGGTTTCAAGGTTTTAGAGGATATCCATCCTCCTTTCGAAATAAATTGTAAAACAAAAAGTAGATCAATAAAGTTGGTGAAAACTCACTTTTGTGATCAATTATGCACATTGCCATTTGTCTCCGCATGCACCTTTCATTGAGGCCCACTATCTTTCAGAGCTGTTgtctatttacatttacatttgagtcatttatcagaaactcttatccaaagcgacttacaggagcaattatggtTAGGTGCACTGCTTaaaggcacattgacagatttttcacagaTGCGGCTCAGGAATTGGAATCAGCGAActttcgggttactggcccaaagctcttaaccccctaggctacctgccaccccttttATTGATTTGTTGACCAATGACATTGCATATGGCATGAATTCCTTATAGTCCTAATAACAGCTACATGCAACATACCCAGAAACAACCCGACATCCTTAGGTTGTGTACTTTAACATTTCAGTGAAATAGATGTGGAGGCCTACATTGTAAAAACTATTATTGACTTTCAGTCATAATTATTCATTTTATCTAGCCAAGTCAACTACATAAGCGAAATTTGTTAACTTTTTTTTCAAAACCTATTAAATCAAGTTAAGTTAGCAAAAAACGATGTGCTTACTCAATTTAGAAATTCACAACCATGAAGTCAAAACAACTGAAGCAACGTAACAGTTGagttgacaaaaaatgtcaagttacagttttttacaatcactttggcactaatttcggaaccttgatgtcatttttcaaaactctagacacaacactcacaaccaatgatcaaaatgcacatttttcaaaactcttaacactttttccaattgcttggatacaatacacataaagctaagatcatttgttcattgaactaaaatcacctgttcaaaatgacacaacttaacatcaaagtattaccatttcaaaatgcaattcacacattacatctgagatgactgtctattcatttcattacaatgatctaactatcaattgatacaactgatcaaaatgataagtaactgttgcattattcttaatgcatagttttatggaaactgacaaacaatattccatgtttagatcatgaaagtttcaggataacgagatccattgacaccaattaccgtggaacatgaaccaattggactacattatctgtggatgtaatatttcatcatcattctttatcagacactgtttctatggtcccatgtaccacttttccagaccatgttttcagatttgacattactgtacactcatcggccactttattaggtacacctatctagtactgggtcggacccccttttgcctccacaacagcctgaattattcacggtgttgtacgttaagagatgcctttctgcacaccactgttttaaacagctgttacttgagcatttgtggcctttctgttagcttgaatgagtctggacattctcctctgacctctctcattaacaaggtgtttttgcccacagaactgctgctcactgaatgtgttttgttgatcgcaccattctctgtaaactctagagactgtagtgtgtaaaaatcccaggaaggtagctgtttctgagatgctggaatcaccatgtgtggcatcaacaatcataccacggtcaaagttgcttagattacgcaTCTTGCCCGTTCTAATGTTAGGTCGAATAAcatctaaagctctctactctatatactccatatattgagttgcaggcagccaccTGATTGGCTGTTTgaatgtaaccttccttgatgagctaaatcaggtctgatgtcattgtgtgggataatgtcaggttccaccatgttcaaatggtgcaagcatggtttcaggcccatccacaatttaccaccctgtacttacacccatactctcctttcctaaaacccgattgaggaatttttctccacatggaggtggaaggtatatgataggcgccctcacgaacaagccacccttctccaggccatggatgactcatgcaatgacatcacggcagaccagtgtcaggcctggtTTCGCCATGCCtgaagattcttcccaagatgtttggctaatgaaaacatccattgtgatgtggatgagaacctatggccaaatcgacaagacagggttgagggaaatatagaagtacagtaatcaatcctttgtttagctttttacagtaagccaggtgaggaacactgcagttgatgttttactatagtttttttctttttttgtagctaattatttttgctttgattcaaagaaacctatgtgattttattgtatttcatcaataaatttcagattttgttcaatgattccactgtgtctgtagtattctctctactagtccttttacagtgatgtatttacgtgtagtaccataatgaaacatgtatcacatattttgtactacaatatttaatgattgtacgaacaactacacagtgaaactatcggtaccttgtgtgtgggtgatctaaatgaatgttcctatggtatttcatgataaatgagttatttgaaccaatgattctgcaagtgcaaggtttctttaaagatatgaaggcacaatgcaatgttttgaacattggacagcctgtgttacaagttctgaaattagtgccaaagggattgtaaaaaactgtcAGATGACTTCAACAAATTTTGGAGGGGTACAGCTCATTAGAAAGGTACCCACCATGCTTTGCAACCATACATTTTTACAtaaacattttggtcatttacCAGACACTTTTACCCAGAGCAACTTCAGTTAGTGCATTCAGTGaaggtagataaacaaccacATGTAAAAAGTAACAAGTACAACGTTTCTGTAACTGTTACTGAGAATGTCATTGTAGTTAAAGTGTTCTGTTGGTTGGTTGATATTACTGAGTGCACTGCCAGTTTTGAAACTGGCGAAAAAGCTCACACATGAGCAAGAGCCAGATGGGAGCATAATGTTCCCTACTGAAATCTCTATTATATGATTGCTAGGGTTAGTGTTGTTTAGTCAATGTATATGTAGTCTACTTAACTGGATAGCAACTTAGAttcattgaaaatatgaagtcATTTCAGAATGTAGCCTAAATAAAACCTAAATGAATGAAACTATAAATGGTAGGTTATACTGACAAACTGTAAAGTTGACATTACTTAATTGTATTAGTCAAAGTCAATTTGGTGTTAGTTAGGATAACTCTACATTTAAAGTTGATATAACTAAAGTTAGTTTTGATTGCTAACTCAAGACTTAGGCCTACAGTTTACAGCTACATTGTGACTACCAACACACTAGACAAGGGTCAGGGCTCTCTATCACTGAGAGTATTGATTGCATTCATTACATGACACGTGTAAAACGATCACAATCAAATTTCACACTTCACATTCAAAATACACAGCCACAGAATAGCAGAAACGGATATCAACAGTCGCTTATGAGGCCTGAGTTGTAGCCTATAGCCACAGCAGAATCAAGATGCACTCGGCTTCAAAGAACACAAAAATGCTGTAAATGTTTTTTCACATAGAATGATATATTATGAGGTCAATATTATGACAGTAGTTGAATGGCAGGGCAATAACCTATTCCACGGGCATGGATTTTACCTAGACTTACCTCTATTTAGCTTTCTCAATGTGTCCGCGATGATCGAATGCTGTTTAAAATGGCACCCATCGCCATGTTACAAAGGGCCCTCTacaaattgcatggctgtgcacATTGTTCATGACCTGTTATTACCTAGTCCTATACGATAATCAACAGGAATCATACCCAAATAGGTGAAAAACTACTCTGCTCAGGCCTTTTATTACACTGTAATAGAGAAAAATGCACAGGAGTCATGGGCAGCTTCATGTACTTCATAGATGCACCCATAAAACCAGCCAAGGTGGAAAATAAACAAATGGAAAAGACAATTAGGGATATCTGTTCATAGATCATCATTTTTGTGATTTAGACTATTTTGACTCTCCGTATAAAATTATAGTGTATCCGTGtatgtgtatccgtgtgtgtatccgtgtgtgtaaccgtgtgtgtaactgtgtgtgtgtgtgtcaccggctgtttatatgtgtgtgtgtgtgtgtgtgtgtgtgtgtgtgtgtgtgtgtgtgtgtgtgtgtgtgtgtaaccgtgtgtttatatgtgtgtgtgtattgttgtgtgtgcacagtatctctgtgtgtgtatctctctgtgtatctctctctgtgtgtgtgtgtgtgtgtgtgtgtgtgtgtgtgtgtgtgtgtgtgtgtgtgtgtgtgtgtgtgtgtgtgtgtgtgtgtgtgtgtgtgtgtatctgtgtgtgtatctgtgtgtgtatccgtgtgtgtgtgtgtgtgtttccgtgtgtgtgtgtgtgtgtgtttccgtgtgtgtgtgtgtgtgtttccgtgtgtgtttccgtgtgcgtgtgtgtgtgcgtgtgtgtgtgcgtgtgtgtgtgtgtgtgtgtgtgtgtgtgtgtgtgtgtgtgtgtgtgtgtgtgtgtgtgtatccgtgtgtttgtgtgtccatgtgtgtctaAGATTATTCACTGGCACTGCACTCTTGTCATGACTATATTAAATGTAGATGAATTAAGAGGTTTGGGGTGAGGCCATTTGCAGACAGATGTTCCAATAAATCGCAGCGAGGAGTTAATTAGCCATGTTGATAAGCCATATCACAAACGTGATTAAAAAGGGTCAATGGTGCAAGTCTTGAACTTGTAGTAGATTCACTTGTTCCAACCCACCGAACTGACCACAAACACCAAAGTGTACGCTGTCATGGACTATCATGTTGGAAATGTGTCTTTCCtacattaaaggcccagtgcagtcaaaagcgggatttttctgtgttttatatatttttccacactatgaggttggaataatagtgTGAAATTGCccctttagtgtaagagctgtttaaaaATAAGTGCTTGAAATTTCTACCTATTTTGGTGGGatagagttttggcctgcctggtgacatcaccaggtggtaaattatttaatagaccaataagaaagagagttgcaaacctctctgccaataacagctagttttcagttttcccctcccctctcccagaCAGtcgtagcaaaattcttgcttgagtaattactctttgctaagaagctattttttaaaataatttttattgtaaaaaaaatcacagtaaggtacttaattgtcacccagaaatgatttgatattgagataaaaatggttGGATTGGACCTTTAACATCTGAGTAGAACATGTAATTAGCAGTGGACAGGTTATGAACCTTGAAAGACAGGTCATGAACCCTGAAAGGCAATGACTGATTGATACACAAATGTATATATTTGAGGGAAAGGTGTATCTCTGTATCTTCAAGATAGTTTTCTTCCAAACTCAGCGATCTGAAAAATGAGTCCAAGAAAATGGCAGAAAACAGCCAAAGCACTGCATCCCACATGATGGCTAATACAGGGAGAGATCTGGCAGAATTGTACTGTATTCCTCCTCCATACATGACCTTTATGACCTTGGCTGCCTCTGAGTAGCAGAAGGGGTAATTGTGTCTATAACATGGATAAATAGTGGTCAAATGATATTATCTGTCCCGGATGGGATGATAAATAACGAACTTTCCCACAAGTTTCTAAGAACTTTGCCTCTCTAACTATAAGAAACTACAGACAGAATCCAAAAACGGACTCTGCGTTTACCTTAATGTAAGTTGTTATAAATATGAGTGCATGAACATGTAAGCACCTTTATTACAGTCCCAATGGATAttttttaaccttcatttaacaaggcaagtccgttacgaacaaattattatttacaatgacggcctaccggggaacagggggttaactgccttgtccgctcggggattcgatccagctacTTTTCGGTAATTGgcgcaacgctctaaccactaggctacctgccggcatTGTGTATtgtccactctactctactctaagaGAAGAGAAGCTCTCTCTTGGTTTTTCGCTCTGCCGATTTAGAGGTGAAAAGATAGGCCTTTCCCAGAAGCTGAGAAAGTGTATTTTATACAATATTTTCCAATAATGCCAAAACCAATTATGTCAAAACCACATATTACCATTTTCAGATTCACACCAAAATGCATGCCTAAAACAAGATTGGTCAAAACATGAGTGAACCTAAAATAATTTTAGAAATATTGCAATCGTTACAGAAAAACAACACATCAGCACCATGTATCAGTGTCCATTATTAATTGACCAGTGTGTTTCTAACACCAATTACGCATTTCACTTGAACTTCTTAATGTAAATAACGACAGACTAACTCAATTACTGTTGACCATGCAATAAATCATATTTTCCCGCGATTCAATTTAGCAATAACAATTCGTTATAGtttacacatttaaatgtttgtaTATAACAAATTCAAACGGAAACATAATTGAAGATATATATTTGATTATGATTTAGTTTTAATTTGTTTACATTGATGGTGAATGATAGACAATTGTTTGGTAACCATTGGGTTAACTGTTGAAGAGGAAAGTTTATTCAATAAACTTGTCGAGGGCTACTGCACGCGCGGCTTCAGCTCAGGCACCGCTACGTCAGAGAGAGCCATGCTAATAATGGACAACCATCGCACAAAGACATCTAACCTGGAATTCGAATAGATTTCTCAAATATTTCAAATGTGAGCTATCAAATACAATTCATTTGTTTTCCATGTCCAGTATAGTTTTCATTGACACTGTCGATAAGAAAAGTGCATTAGGCCAATAAGCTATTTTACAGATTGTGCCCTTAAGACAACATTGATATAAATTGCATAGGTACATTTGATTATATGTGTTCTATTGTCTGGAGGATCTTTGCATCGCAAGACAATTATGAATTAAACATTATCAAGGCAATGATGGTGCAGTACATTTACCCAATTTTCTCAACCCAGAGAGCGATTTGTATAAGAAATAGTCTTACAAGATATTAGACTACCAGAATAGTGTTTCTGCTGAAGCTCATGCGCATGCTCAGGGCCAAATATTATGGGCAGGCAACCGTCTACCGAAAAGGATTTCCTCGCTGAAACTACTTGAGCTAAAAAAGA is a window encoding:
- the LOC115205282 gene encoding zinc finger protein ZIC 4 produces the protein MTSLSRFSGCPLSCVNPGESNTEPSVVLPPLAGEHMGHPTGSSLKLCPSHNLRDYPETRSSAYVDHSVPHFGDSGYSSHRLEHSPRGIIIGANLSGTGMPPVTDQLASRSNQHGGIGRYRDLPSYRDSRSHAFFTAYHEQAHGSSDATRDLSGQVMLGLPGDLLTRTHPYGQSISGPRGNSQQLVSQFLGLYKPLNMAIQRGGGDAFLRCSRQNLKHELVCKWTDSQEGSGKQYCARTFGTMYELVTHVTVEHVGGPEHSEYVCYWENCPRDRKPFKAKYKLVNHVRVHTGEKPFPCPFHGCEKVFARSENLKIHKRTHTGEKPFKCEFEGCNRRFANSSDRKKHSHVHSSDKPYMCKVRGCEKCYTHPSSLRKHMKLHCKVYSAKGSDGRDGDGEHLAEARSPEVTDQSETASSTTVTQPQPPTSQESLSPELQNESTLRSRFHHTFDNSLDYSSHRSQGLLDPLLIQRSSYRPEPTQYPCSQAGHSFAQSARTFSTASPFQKSIVNGWYTCHSGVDAFSPKQCTNDISSI